The Halichoerus grypus chromosome 9, mHalGry1.hap1.1, whole genome shotgun sequence genome has a window encoding:
- the LOC118536986 gene encoding heterogeneous nuclear ribonucleoprotein A1-like has translation MSKSESPKEPEQLRKLFIGGLSFETTDESLRSHFEQWGTLKDCVVMRDPNTKHSRSFGFVTYATVEEVDAAMNARPHKVDGRVMEPKRAVSGEDSQRPGAHLTVKKIFVGGIKEDTEEHHLRDYFEQYGKIEVIEIMTDRGSGKKRGFAFVTFDDRDSVDKIVIQKYHTVNGHNCEVRKALSKQEMASASSSQRGRSGSGNFGGGRGGGFGGNDNFGRGGNFRGRGGFGGSRGGGGYGGSGDGCNGFGNDGSNFGGGGSYNDFGNYSNQSSNFGPMKGGKFGGRSSGPCGGGGQYFAKPRNQGGCGSSSSGRSYGSGRRLSLLPGNKA, from the coding sequence ATGTCTAAGTCAGAGTCTCCCAAAGAGCCTGAACAGCTGCGGAAGCTCTTCATCGGAGGTTTGAGCTTTGAAACAACCGATGAGAGTCTGAGGAGTCATTTTGAGCAATGGGGAACGCTTAAGGACTGTGTGGTAATGAGAGATCCAAACACCAAGCACTCCAGAAGCTTTGGGTTTGTCACATATGCCACTGTGGAGGAGGTGGATGCAGCCATGAACGCAAGGCCACACAAGGTGGATGGAAGAGTTATGGAACCAAAGAGGGCTGTCTCAGGAGAAGATTCTCAAAGACCTGGTGCCCACTTAActgtgaaaaagatttttgttggtggcattaaagaagacactgaagaacatcacctaagagattattttgaacagtatgGGAAAATTGAAGTGATCGAGATCATGACTGACCGGGGCAGTGGCAAAAAGAGaggttttgcttttgtaacatttgaTGACCGTGACTCTGTAGACAAGATTGTCATTCAAAAATACCATACTGTGAATGGCCACAACTGTGAAGTAAGGAAAGCCCTATCTAAGCAAGAGATGGCTAGTGCTTCATCCAGCCAAAGAGGTCGAAGTGGTTCTGGAAACTTTGGTGGTGGTCgtggaggtggttttggtgggaatgacaaCTTTGGTCGTGGAGGGAACTTCCGTGGTCGAGGTGGCTTTGGTGGCAGTCGAGGTGGTGGTGGatatggtggcagtggggatggctgTAACGGATTTGGTAACGATGGAAGCAACTTTGGAGGTGGCGGAAGCTATAATGATTTTGGCAATTACAGCAATCAATCCTCAAATTTTGGACCCATGAAAGGAGGGAAGtttggaggcagaagctctgGCCCCTGTGGTGGTGGAGGCCAATACTTTGCCAAACCACGAAACCAAGGTGGCTGTGGCAGTTCCAGCAGCGGCAGGAGCTACGGCAGTGGCAGGAGGCTTTCATTACTGCCAGGAAACAAGgcttag